TCTACACTTGAAACAGGTAATATTGTATCTGGAGGAGGACGCAACATCTCTCTGGGAGATTATACTGAGGAGTGGAGGGCACACCGGCGTCTCGTCCATAGTGCCCTACAGCGCTGCTGCCAGCAGTCTTTACATGGGGTCATTGAGAGACAGGCCCTGCATCTGAGAAAGGTACAGAAAACAAGAACAGTTCCAGTAAGACCAAACCAAATGCTGGGGTATTTCCAATGTCATCACGCAATCTgataaaatggtttgtttatctCTCAGGTACTGATGGACTATCAAGAGAGTGCTGTTGACCTCTCAGAAGATTTTACTGTGGCTGCCAGTAACGTCATCACCACTTTAACTTTTGGAAAAGAAGTAGGTCTCTTTTCTCCAGCTGTTTATTTTGAACTCTTGAGTACTTAAGACAGTGTATAAAATGTGCATCAATGAACAGCTGTGATTGTGCCAGACCAGAGGTAggttgcttgtttgttttggggAGAGGGCAAAGTCGCTGTttaaattgctgtttttaggaaCATGTGTTGCATAAAGATGGTCACATAGTCCATTTAGCTTTGAACAgtgtgtatcattttttttctagTATGATAAGACCACATCAGAGCTGCAGGAGCTGCACAGCTGTCTAAATGACATTGTTGCCCTGTGGGGCTCCTCCTGGATTTCAGCCCTGGATTCCTTTCCACTGCTGAGAGTCAGTAACATCATGACTGACAGTCATTTGGTTGTAAAAGTATATTTCATTCATGATTTCATGTTCTATTTCCTCTGTTAAAGAAAATGCCAAATCCTGTGTTTGCTCGTCTTCTCAAAGAGGTGGCCAGGAGGGATGCAATCATAAAACAGCATCTTAACAATTACAAGGTTGGTTTGTTTTAAACTAGATTAAAAATGTCTCTGTTTCGTAACTGACACCCTTCCACCAGTTCCATTTCATACCATTTTGTCTCAACCTTCTTTCAGTTGcacatcagtttatttttttttgtagttcagttttttgaaaaacaaaatggacaTAAAAAGTCATAGAAGTGCCCGAATCTCACATATATATGTTGaaaattgtatattgtacaaaaGGGGTGGTTATTGtggaggacccaaatgcaggcaaAAGTGAGGCAGAGGtggagcaaaataaaaaatgcaatgtaaTAATAGTTATAAAggaaatgtacaaaaacaaagtccaaggtcaaaaaatctaaaaatgtgaactaaagataataaaaaaatgaaataaatctaaaaacaaaccaGGAATATGGAGGGAAGCTGGTGAAGGGCAGAATGACATGGGGCAGACTAGAGCAGGATTGGCCAGATGAACCAGCAGTGACTAAACAACCAAAGAAGAATATATAGTGAGGAGAATTGATAATAATAAGAAACAGATGAGACTAATGAGCAGAGTTGAAGCGTGTGCAATCAGAGAACAGAGGCAGAggaatcaaataaaacaaaaggcaGATCAGGAACAAATACAAACCACAAGCTGATAACCAGCTGACAAACAGAATACAATTAGATATAATAAAGACTCAAAACCAACAGGAGACTGGGAAACTGAGAAACAGTAAGGAAACAGGAAGGAAAGAGAGCACAGAACGGAAAGGGTCAGACTAACCACAATAAAACAGGAAGCTACATAAGAAACCAAAGACAGCTGTAAAAGCAAGAAACTTAACTACCTAAACATATAAAAGTTTATACATAAcaccattaaaatattttttgttgggGATACATGTGATAAACCATAACAAAGTGCATTGTTTTGAGGTAATAGGAAGAATTATTCAAATGGCTTTAACTGTAGCCTCTGTaatttttgcacatctagacactGCATTTGTgttcccattcttctttgcaaaggaAATCAAGCTATGTCAGACTGACCAGAGTGCATCTGTGAACAATAGTTATCAATTACTGCTAAAACATCTCAATGCAATTTAGGTTTAGGCTATTCTTATACACGTTTATGCTTTGAATTAGGCCATTCTAATATAgctctggctctgtgtttagggttgttgtcttgctggaaggtgaactgcTTCCCCAGTCTCAAGACTTTTTTTATAACTTCTAACAGGATTTCTTTcagtattgccctgtatttagttccacCCATTTTCCCTTCAACTGTGACCAggcttccaaaataaaagcatcctCAGCATGGAGGACCAATTTATGTAGTCCACAACTAGTTGTCCTGTCAGTAGATTTCTCCATCTGAGTTGAGTACCTCAGCACCTCCATTCAAGTCCTCTTGGCAGCTTCTCTGATTTAGGCAAGGAAGTTCATTTGTAtaacacatttcagcaacaagacaatttaaagtgctttaatCCTGTCGTTGGCCAGCCTGTCGGcagccatgttttggtaggtttgcagttgtgccatatcaGCTCTtcacattttcagatgatggattgaacagtacgAAAACATCCTGTAGATGGAAAAAGTTAGTCACAGTAacaacaaaactgcaaaagtgtGAAATGACTAGCAACCACAAAAAACACTATAGAGGTCTCATAGGTTAAATTCAATCAATAAGATGCTGTGTCCAAGTCTGTTAAGTACtgtggttttattatttttgtctttctacatgttttttttacagtcacaaaacaaaataaatgaagacaCTATAACAGGATTCCTCCTCCAAGGCCTTGACAAACATCAAAGCACGGAACATGGAGAggtacatacaaacatacattaATACAAGTAACAGAATATGTAGCAGATATTTATaactattttataaaaaatccCAATTATTTAGGTAGGTAGAACTTAACCTGcaaacaaactgtaaacatcTTTTTATCTACAGCTCCTGACTGATGTTCATGTCCACATGGCGACTGTAGACCTTCTCATTGGGGGAACAGAGACCACAGCAGCCTGGCTCAACTGGACTGTGGCCTTCCTGCTGCACAGACCAGAGGCACAGGGAACTTTTATTATTCAAAAATTTAAAGCATGACATTTACACATCTTGCAGATTGTGTCTCACCTCTTTTTTTAACATTGGTCAGGTGCAGGCCAACGTATATGAGGAGCTGCGCACAGTTTTAGAGGGACGGTATCCAAGATACAGTGACAGACATAGACTTCCTGTGCTGTCCTCTCTTATCAACGAGATGCTCAGACTCAGGCCGGTTGCTCCTTTAGCCATCCCACACAGGGCCATCAGGGACAGCAGGTCAGCCCAGCTACATTAACTAAATGTGACCCAAGCATT
This genomic stretch from Girardinichthys multiradiatus isolate DD_20200921_A chromosome 3, DD_fGirMul_XY1, whole genome shotgun sequence harbors:
- the LOC124865981 gene encoding steroid 21-hydroxylase — protein: MAVEIAMVSIGAIFLLVLLLLVLITSQRDTLIQGKDEKGVKSGLLQHLYQYLHSSSKLSLPGPPSHFLIGNMMELTNDHIPIHLTNLAQRYGSIYRLKCGKTTMVVLNSCEVIKEALVKKWSDFAGRPISYTGNIVSGGGRNISLGDYTEEWRAHRRLVHSALQRCCQQSLHGVIERQALHLRKVLMDYQESAVDLSEDFTVAASNVITTLTFGKEYDKTTSELQELHSCLNDIVALWGSSWISALDSFPLLRKMPNPVFARLLKEVARRDAIIKQHLNNYKSQNKINEDTITGFLLQGLDKHQSTEHGELLTDVHVHMATVDLLIGGTETTAAWLNWTVAFLLHRPEVQANVYEELRTVLEGRYPRYSDRHRLPVLSSLINEMLRLRPVAPLAIPHRAIRDSSIAGYFIPKNTVIIPNLFGAHHDPAVWPEPYSFKPERFLEGGGGSTRLLMPFGGGARLCLGETVAKIELFLFTAYLLRDFQFVLPQSEGSLPDLRGVASVVLKVKAYKVIARPRP